The genomic region GGCAGAAAAATAATTGTCGATACCTATGGTGGAGTGGGAAGTCACGGTGGAGGATGTTTCTCCGGAAAAGATCCCACTAAAGTAGACAGGTCCGGCAGTTATATGGCCAGGTATATCGCCAAAAATATTGTAGCAGCCGAATTGGCTGATAAATGTGAGATACAAATTGCCTATGCTATAGGTGTAGCTCATCCTGTTTCTATCATGATAGATACTTTCGGTACAGAAAAAATTGCTCATTCAAAAATATTAGAATTAATTGAAAAGAATTTTGATTTGCGCCCGGAAGCAATAATAAGACACCTGAAGCTGAGAAGGCCTATCTTTAGGAAGACGGCTGCCTACGGTCATTTTGGAAGGTCAGATGAAGATTTTACCTGGGAAAAGACTGATAAAGCTGAGAAATTAAAAGAAAAGTCAGGTTTGAAATAGTATCCAGTATCAAGTAAAGAATATTGCGTAAATAAGAATAATCGTTTGATTAGTTGGCTAACTAAACACTAATGTCTACTTTAATCGGTCAATTGGAGGATCGGCGGATCAGCGGATTGCCTCTTTTTTGCATATTAATGTTTTCTCTGGTAAAATGAAAAATAAATTTAAATAAATCTTTTCTAATTCTAAAAAATATAGGAAAGGAAAAATTCAATAATATGAATATAAGAGAGCTTTTAACTATCACCAAAGAAAGAGAAGCTTCTGATTTGCATATAACGGTTGGAATACCGCCAATTTTACGTATTAATGGAAAATTAAGAAAATTAAATCTCCCGGAACTAAATAAACAAAATGTTCATGAGATGATCTATAGTATGCTTTCCGATAAACAAAAAGAAAAATATGAGGAACTTAATGAATTAGATTTTTCTTTTGAATTGGAAGATTTGACCAGATTTAGAACTAATATATTTAAAACTCGTCGAGGTGAAGCAGCTGCCTTTAGATTAATCCCTGAAAAAATAAAATCTCTTTCCCAGTTAGGTTTGCCGGAAGAATTAGCCATTTTTACTAAAAAATCTAAGGGTTTTGTCTTGGTTACCGGTCCTACCGGTAGCGGAAAAACCACCACCATAGCAGCTTTGATTGATATTATAAACCAAGAAAGATATGAACATATTATAACCATTGAAGACCCTATCGAGTTCATTCATAATCATAAAAATTGCGTGATAGACCAGAGAGAAGTGGGAATTCATACCGATTCTTTTGCTTATGCCTTAAGAAGTGCTTTAAGAGAAGACCCCGATGTAATATTGGTAGGAGAAATGAGAGACCTGGAAACTATTTCTATGGCAGTAACAGCTGCTGAAACCGGACATTTGGTATTTTCCACTCTTCATACTAACAGTGCAGCAGAAACCGTAGAAAGAGTAATCAATGTTTTTCCTCCACACCAACAGTTTCAGATTAGAATGCAAGTTGCCGAATCTCTTTTGGGTATTGTCGCCCAAACTTTGATACCTACCATTGATGAGGAGGCAAGGGTTCCGGCAGTAGAATTGATGATTGCAACTCCGGCAATTAGAAATATTATACGTGAAGAAAAGATTCACCAATTGCCTGCCACCATTCAAATGGGCAGGAAAGAAGGAATGATAAGTTTAGATCAATCTTTGAAAGAGTTACTGGTAGAAGGAAAAATCAGCCGGGAAGAGGCCATTAAAAAAGCCATTGACAAAAAAGTATTTATGGAAACTCGAGGAGGCTATTAAGCTTAGCCTACTTTTTATAATTAATTTGACTTTATCCTTAAAATTATATACAATTACTTAAATTTTTAAAAAAGAATAGTAATAATATGATCATAGGAAAGTAGATCACCTTTTTAAAAATGCATGAAGAAAAGGTGATTGAAAGACCCCTAAAGAATAAATTAAGTTGAAAAATAAAGTAAACTAAATCGGTTAGCCTCCGTTAAATGGCTGTGAGACGGAATGGATCAATTACCATTCAAGCAGGGTGGCACCGCGAGTAATTCTCGTCCCTGATGATACTTGATTAAAAGTATTGTCAGGGATTTTTTTATAATATTAATTATTTTAAAGCAATTGATCCCTTCAAAATTTACTTTTATAGATTTATGTATAATATAAATAGTGCAATGGATTTTAAGGAGGAATGTTCAAATGAAAGAAAAACAAGAAGGAAAAAAGCAGCATCAAAAATTGGGAGAAATGTTAATAAACTATAAAATTATTACACCGCAACAATTAGAGGAAGGATTGGCCATTCAGAAAAAGAGTGAAAAAAGAATTGGTGAAATTTTAATTAAACTGGGTAGAGTTACGCAAGATGAAATAAATTGGGTCTTGGGAAAACAGTTAAACCTTCCTTATGTTCAAATAAATATTGGTAATATTGATATTAACTTATCCAAGAATCTTTCTAAAAGTACTCTCAAGAAATATAAAGCGATACCTATAATGGAAATAAATGACGAATTGGCTGTTGCCATGGCTGACCCTACAGATGAAGAGGCTATTGAAATGATTAAAGAGATTACCCAAAGAAAGATAAAAATAGTCTTGTCTTCTTTTGAAAATATTGGTGAGACCATTAACCAAATATTTAGTAATAAAGATAATTAATCATCCAATCGACTGTAATTTGTGCTTAGCGGAAAACAAAGAGGAGGTTTAAAATGGAGGTAAATGAATTATTAAATATCACCAAGGAAAAAAATGCTTCTGATTTACATCTGAATATTGGGATACCCCCTATCATTCGTATAAACGGAAAATTAACCAAATTGAATTTTCCGGAATTGACCCAGGAGATAACTCATGGAATGATATACAGTATTCTAAATGAAAAACAGAAGAGAGATTTTGAAAAAAACGGTGAATTAGATTTATCTTATGAATTAGCTAATATTGCTCGTTTCAGGATAAATGCCTTTAAACATCGTCGTGGAGAAGGAGCTGCCTTTAGATTGATACCGGAGAAAATTAAAACTCTTTCTGAATTAGGGTTGCCCTCGATTCTTGCCGATTTTTCTGAAAAAGAGAAGGGATTGGTCTTGGTAACCGGACCTACCGGAAGCGGTAAATCAACGACTATTGCTGCCTTGATCGATATTATCAATAAAAATAAATATATTAATATAATTACCATTGAGGATCCCATTGAATTTATTCACGCTCACAAAAATTGTATTGTTTCCCAAAGAGAGATAGGTTCTCATACTCCCTCATTTAGTTCTGCCTTAAGGAACGCCCTAAGAGAGGATCCTGACGTAATCCTGGTAGGTGAAATGAGAGATCTGGAGACTATTTCTATGGCTTTGACCGCCGCCGAAACCGGACATCTGGTATTTTCCACTCTCCATACTATTAGTGCAGC from Candidatus Atribacteria bacterium harbors:
- a CDS encoding type IV pilus twitching motility protein PilT — its product is MNIRELLTITKEREASDLHITVGIPPILRINGKLRKLNLPELNKQNVHEMIYSMLSDKQKEKYEELNELDFSFELEDLTRFRTNIFKTRRGEAAAFRLIPEKIKSLSQLGLPEELAIFTKKSKGFVLVTGPTGSGKTTTIAALIDIINQERYEHIITIEDPIEFIHNHKNCVIDQREVGIHTDSFAYALRSALREDPDVILVGEMRDLETISMAVTAAETGHLVFSTLHTNSAAETVERVINVFPPHQQFQIRMQVAESLLGIVAQTLIPTIDEEARVPAVELMIATPAIRNIIREEKIHQLPATIQMGRKEGMISLDQSLKELLVEGKISREEAIKKAIDKKVFMETRGGY
- a CDS encoding type IV pilus twitching motility protein PilT, with amino-acid sequence MEVNELLNITKEKNASDLHLNIGIPPIIRINGKLTKLNFPELTQEITHGMIYSILNEKQKRDFEKNGELDLSYELANIARFRINAFKHRRGEGAAFRLIPEKIKTLSELGLPSILADFSEKEKGLVLVTGPTGSGKSTTIAALIDIINKNKYINIITIEDPIEFIHAHKNCIVSQREIGSHTPSFSSALRNALREDPDVILVGEMRDLETISMALTAAETGHLVFSTLHTISAAETVERIIDVFPPHQQNQVRMQLAGSLQGIIAQTLLPTLDGAGRAAALEIMIANPAIRNLIREGKTHQIPSTIQISKKDGMQSLDQSLKDLVMEDKISREDAMKKAIDKKAFMERQYSY